A stretch of the Thunnus thynnus chromosome 7, fThuThy2.1, whole genome shotgun sequence genome encodes the following:
- the LOC137186867 gene encoding caspase a-like has protein sequence MTLIFYNTTSCFFFSICFFLGWEPDEFPIDNIYKHLDTQKCPALLDKPKIIIIQACRREKKGSVLVSDSAKAAVVCDDVQQPDLSLSAGVEDIEEDALRHAHKEKDFIRFLSCTPDTVSYRNRFLGSFLIKFIFEVVNTFAHKEDIEELFRKVMQRFEEDFPSATKKLMPTKDRCSLPKRFYLFPGL, from the exons ATGACTTTGATCTTCTATAACACCACATCAT gctttttcttttcaatatgttttttcttgggTTGGGAACCGGACGAATTCCCCATTGATAACATTTACAAACACTTGGACACACAGAAATGTCCAGCGCTGCTGGACAAACCcaagatcatcatcatccaggCCTGCAGAAGAG AAAAGAAAGGATCTGTGCTTGTAAGTGATAGTGCAAAAGCAGCTGTGGTTTGTGATGATGTGCAACAGCCAGATCTATCCCTGTCTGCTGGTGTAGAAGACATTGAGGAGGATGCTTTGCgacatgcacacaaagaaaaagacttCATTCGTTTTCTTTCTTGCACCCCTG ATACTGTCTCATATAGAAATAGATTCCTTGGATCTTTTctcatcaagtttatttttgagGTAGTGAACACCTTTGCGCATAAGGAAGACATTGAGGAACTTTTCAGAAAA GTCATGCAACGCTTTGAAGAGGATTTCCCCTCTGCGACCAAAAAGCTGATGCCTACCAAAGACAGATGCAGTCTCCCAAAGCGCTTCTACCTCTTCCCAGGCCTCTGA
- the LOC137186186 gene encoding caspase a-like isoform X2, with protein MADEELRKVRTKFVEKVSKEVIKQLLDDLLEDSFMNDGEKDSVLEENSSRADQARCLIDLVRKKGDEASRKMIAQLQHRDRALHKTLGLSSGQPAQLAAEPQTVQDWSPTLIPTTEAFWREKQNDKSIYPVTKNSIMSRVALLITNIKFTDEKLNRNGAEKDEQNMEKQLKALRYEVVKHTNLTGKEIDDAVIKFSKHPKLKETDSVFVIIMSHGKLGAVLGVNHKDEEPDEFPIDNICKYLDTQKCPALLNKPKIIIIQACRGGKDGAVLVSDSAEAAVVCDDVQQPDLSLSAGVEDIEEDALHHAHKEKDFIRFLSCTPDTVSYRNRDHGSFLIKFIFEVLNTFAHKEDIEELFRKVMQRFEEDFPSATKKQMPTKDRCTLPKRFYLFPGL; from the exons ACGAGGAGCTTCGCAAGGTGAGGACTAAGTTTGTGGAGAAGGTGAGCAAAGAAGTTATTAAGCAGCTCCTGGATGACCTTTTAGAGGATAGTTTCATGAATGACGGGGAGAAAGACTCAGTACTTGAGGAGAACTCATCCAGAGCAGACCAGGCACGCTGCCTCATTGACTTAGTGAGGAAGAAAGGAGATGAAGCCAGCAGGAAGATGAttgctcagcttcaacacagaGATCGTGCACTTCACAAAACACTGGGTCTGTCTTCTGGTCAACCTGCTCAACTAG CTGCAGAGCCCCAGACGGTGCAGGACTGGTCACCGACACTCATCCCAACAACCGAAGCATTctggagggaaaaacagaaTGATAAAAGT aTTTACCCTGTGACCAAAAATTCCATTATGAGTCGCGTCGCCCTGCTAATCACTAACATAAAGTTTACTGATGAGAAGTTAAATAGAAATGGAGCAGAGAAAGACGAGCAGAACATGGAGAAACAACTTAAAGCGCTGAGATACGAGGTGgtgaaacacacaaacctcaCTGGAAAG GAGATTGATGATGCTGTAATTAAGTTCTCCAAACatccaaaactcaaagagacagacagcgtGTTTGTGATTATCATGTCTCACGGGAAACTGGGAGCTGTCCTCGGTGTCAACCATAAAGACGAGGAACCAGACGAATTCCCCATTGATAACATTTGCAAATACTTGGACACACAGAAATGTCCAGCACTGCTGAACAAACCcaagatcatcatcatccaggCCTGCAGAGGAG GAAAAGATGGAGCTGTGCTTGTAAGTGATAGTGCAGAAGCAGCTGTGGTTTGTGATGATGTGCAACAGCCAGATCTATCCCTGTCTGCTGGTGTAGAAGACATCGAGGAGGATGCTTTGCACcatgcacacaaagaaaaagacttCATACGTTTTCTTTCTTGCACCCCTG ATACTGTCTCATATAGAAATAGAGACCATGGATCTTTTctcatcaagtttatttttgagGTACTGAACACCTTTGCGCATAAGGAGGACATTGAGGAACTTTTCAGAAAA GTCATGCAACGCTTTGAAGAGGACTTCCCTTCTGCGACCAAAAAGCAGATGCCTACTAAAGACAGATGCACTCTCCCAAAGCGCTTCTACCTCTTTCCAGGCCTCTGA
- the LOC137186172 gene encoding uncharacterized protein: protein MAGKELAKVRTTFVMRANEVLIKQLLDDLLVHCVMYDEEIDFILKNNITRADKARCLIDIVRKKGDEASRTMIALLQHRDPALYTTLGLSPGQPAEPAAEPQTEQEWSLTLIPTTKAFWREKQNDKRIYPAAKKSIMSRVALLITNIKFTDEKLNRDGADIDEQNMEKLLKALGYEVVKHTNLTGKEIDNAVIKFSKHPKLKETDSVFVVIMSHGKPGAVLGVKYKDEEPDEFPIDNIYKHLDTQKCPALLNKPKIVIIQACRGEKKGSVLVSDSAEAAVVCDNVQQPDLSLSAGEEDIVDDALQCAHKEKDFIALLSCNPDTVSYRNRFLGSFLITYIFEVVNTFAHKDDIEELFRKVMQRFEEDFPSATKNKMPTKDRCSLPKRFYLFPRLQAFQASETVMAGKELAKVRTTFVMRANEVLIKQLLDDLLVHCVMYDEEIDFILENNITRADKARCLIDIVRKKGDEASRTMIALLQHRDPALYTTLGLSPGQPAEPAAEPQTEQEWSLTLIPTTEAFWREKQNDKRIYPAAKKSIMSRVALLITNIKFTDEKLNRDGADIDEQNMEKLLKALGYEVVKHTNLTGKKIDNAVIKFSKHPKLKETDSVFVIIMSHGKLGAVLGVNHKKGQPDEFPINNIYKHLDTQKCPALLDKPKIIIIQACRGEKKGSVLVSDSAKAAVVCDDVQQPDLSLSAGVEDIEDEKDFMRFLSCTPDTVSYRNRFLGSFLITYIFEVLNTFAHKDDIEELFRKVMQRFEEDFSSVDKKQMPTKDRCSLPKCFYLFPGLQAFQASETVMAGKELAKVRTTFVMRANEVLIRQLLDDLLVHCVMYDEEIDFILGNNITRADKARCLIDIVRKKGDEASRTMIALLQHRDPALYTTLGLSPGRPAEPAAEPQTEQEWSPTLIPTTEAFWREKQNDKRIYLAAKNSIMSRVALLITNIKFTDEKLNRDGADIDEQNMEKLLKALRYEVVKHTNLTGKEIDNAVIKFSKHPKLRQTDSVFVIIMSHGKPGAVLGVKYKDEEPDEFPIDNIYKHLDTQKCPALLDKPKIIIIQACRREKKGSVLVSDSAKAAVVCDDVQQPDLSLSAGVEDIEEDALRHAHKEKDFIRFLSCTPDTVSYRNRFLGSFLIKFIFEVVNTFAHKEDIEELFRKVMQRFEEDFPSATKKLMPTKDRCSLPKRFYLFPGL, encoded by the exons ATGGCAG GCAAGGAGCTTGCCAAGGTGAGGACTACGTTTGTGATGAGGGCGAATGAAGTACTTATTAAGCAGCTCCTGGATGACCTTTTAGTGCATTGTGTCATGTATGACGAAGAGATAGACTTCATACTTAAGAACAACATAACCAGAGCAGACAAAGCACGCTGCCTCATTGACATAGTGAGGAAGAAAGGAGATGAAGCCAGCAGGACGATGATTGCTCTCCTTCAACACAGAGATCCTGCACTTTACACCACCCTGGGTCTGTCTCCTGGTCAACCTGCTGAACCAG CTGCAGAGCCCCAGACAGAGCAGGAGTGGTCACTGACACTCATCCCAACAACCAAAGCATTctggagggaaaaacagaaTGATAAAAGA atttACCCTGCGGCCAAAAAATCCATTATGAGTCGTGTCGCCCTGCTAATCACTAACATAAAGTTTACTGATGAGAAATTAAACAGAGATGGAGCAGACATAGATGAGCAGAACATGGAGAAACTGCTTAAAGCGCTGGGATACGAGGTGgtgaaacacacaaacctcaCTGGAAAG gAGATTGACAATGCTGTAATTAAGTTCTCCAAACatccaaaactcaaagagacagacagtgtgtttgtggttaTCATGTCTCACGGGAAACCAGGAGCTGTCCTCGGTGTCAAATATAAAGACGAGGAACCGGATGAATTCCCCATTGATAACATTTACAAACACTTGGACACACAGAAATGTCCAGCGCTGCTGAACAAACCCAAGATCGTCATCATCCAGGCCTGCAGAGGAG AAAAGAAAGGATCTGTGCTTGTTAGTGATAGTGCAGAAGCAGCTGTGGTTTGTGATAATGTGCAACAGCCAGATCTATCCCTGTCTGCTGGTGAAGAAGACATTGTGGATGATGCTTTGCAATgtgcacacaaagaaaaagacttCATTGCTCTTCTTTCTTGCAACCCTG atACTGTCTCATATAGAAATAGATTCCTTGGATCTTTTCTTATCACATATATTTTTGAGGTAGTGAACACCTTTGCGCATAAGGATGACATTGAGGAACTTTTCAGAAAA GTCATGCAACGCTTTGAAGAGGATTTCCCCTCTGCGACCAAAAATAAGATGCCTACCAAAGACAGATGCAGTCTTCCAAAGCGCTTCTACCTCTTTCCACGCCTCCAGGCTTTCCAGGCCTCTGAGACAGTAATGGCAG GCAAGGAGCTTGCCAAGGTGAGGACTACGTTTGTGATGAGGGCGAATGAAGTACTTATTAAGCAGCTCCTGGATGACCTTTTAGTGCATTGTGTCATGTATGACGAAGAGATAGACTTCATACTTGAGAACAACATAACCAGAGCAGACAAAGCACGCTGCCTCATTGACATAGTGAGGAAGAAAGGAGATGAAGCCAGCAGGACGATGATTGCTCTCCTTCAACACAGAGATCCTGCACTTTACACCACCCTGGGTCTGTCTCCTGGTCAACCTGCTGAACCAG CTGCAGAGCCCCAGACAGAGCAGGAGTGGTCACTGACACTGATCCCAACAACCGAAGCATTctggagggaaaaacagaaTGATAAAAGA aTTTACCCTGCAGCCAAAAAATCCATTATGAGTCGTGTCGCCCTGCTAATCACTAACATAAAGTTTACTGATGAGAAATTAAACAGAGATGGAGCAGACATAGATGAGCAGAACATGGAGAAACTGCTTAAAGCACTGGGATACGAGGTGgtgaaacacacaaacctcaCTGGAAAG AAGATTGACAATGCTGTAATTAAGTTCTCCAAACatccaaaactcaaagagacagacagcgtGTTTGTGATTATCATGTCTCACGGGAAACTGGGAGCTGTCCTCGGTGTCAACCATAAAAAGGGGCAACCGGATGAATTCCCCATTaataacatttacaaacacTTGGACACACAGAAATGTCCAGCACTGCTGGACAAACCcaagatcatcatcatccaggCCTGCAGAGGAG AAAAGAAAGGATCTGTGCTTGTAAGTGATAGTGCAAAAGCAGCTGTGGTTTGTGATGATGTGCAACAGCCAGATCTATCCCTGTCTGCTGGTGTAGAAGACATCGAGGATGAAAAAGACTTTATGCGTTTTCTTTCTTGCACCCCTG ATACTGTCTCATATAGAAATAGATTCCTTGGATCTTTTCTTATCACATATATTTTTGAGGTACTGAACACCTTCGCGCATAAGGATGACATTGAGGAACTTTTCAGAAAA GTCATGCAACGCTTTGAAGAGGATTTCTCCTCAGTGGACAAAAAGCAGATGCCTACCAAAGACCGATGCAGTCTTCCAAAGTGCTTCTACCTCTTTCCAGGCCTCCAGGCTTTCCAGGCCTCTGAGACAGTAATGGCAG GCAAGGAGCTTGCCAAGGTGAGGACTACGTTTGTGATGAGGGCGAATGAAGTACTTATTAGGCAGCTCCTGGATGACCTTTTAGTGCATTGTGTCATGTATGACGAAGAGATAGACTTCATACTTGGGAACAACATAACCAGAGCAGACAAAGCACGCTGCCTCATTGACATAGTGAGGAAGAAAGGAGATGAAGCCAGCAGGACGATGATTGCTCTCCTTCAACACAGAGATCCTGCACTTTACACCACCCTGGGTCTGTCTCCTGGTCGACCTGCTGAACCAG CTGCAGAGCCCCAGACGGAGCAGGAGTGGTCACCGACACTCATCCCAACAACCGAAGCATTctggagggaaaaacagaaTGATAAAAGA aTTTACCTTGCGGCCAAAAATTCCATTATGAGTCGTGTTGCCCTGCTAATCACTAATATAAAGTTTACTGATGAGAAATTAAACAGAGATGGAGCAGACATAGATGAGCAGAACATGGAGAAACTGCTTAAAGCGCTGAGATACGAGGTGgtgaaacacacaaacctcaCTGGAAAG GAGATTGACAATGCTGTAATTAAGTTCTCCAAACATCCAaaactcagacagacagacagcgtgtTTGTGATTATCATGTCTCACGGGAAACCAGGAGCTGTCCTCGGTGTCAAATATAAAGACGAGGAACCGGACGAATTCCCCATTGATAACATTTACAAACACTTGGACACACAGAAATGTCCAGCGCTGCTGGACAAACCcaagatcatcatcatccaggCCTGCAGAAGAG AAAAGAAAGGATCTGTGCTTGTTAGTGATAGTGCAAAAGCAGCTGTGGTTTGTGATGATGTGCAACAGCCAGATCTATCCCTGTCTGCTGGTGTAGAAGACATTGAGGAGGATGCTTTGCgacatgcacacaaagaaaaagacttCATTCGTTTTCTTTCTTGCACCCCTG ATACTGTCTCATATAGAAATAGATTCCTTGGATCTTTTctcatcaagtttatttttgagGTAGTGAACACCTTTGCGCATAAGGAAGACATTGAGGAACTTTTCAGAAAA GTCATGCAACGCTTTGAAGAGGATTTCCCCTCTGCGACCAAAAAGCTGATGCCTACCAAAGACAGATGCAGTCTCCCAAAGCGCTTCTACCTCTTCCCAGGCCTCTGA